In Shewanella psychrotolerans, the genomic stretch GCCACTCGGATCAATCTAACATGCTGTAGGGGCGAGTGATCGCCTCTTTCACATCAACCATTGAAAATACCTTAGAAAATCGTCCGAAAGCTTGTCCTTGAAAATAGAGCTCGACCACGGGTAGTGCAAACACGTTATGGTTTGCTGCAATATCGGGTTGGGTTATGCAATCGATGTAGATAAATTTCATTTTGGGAAAGTGATCGTTCAGCATTGTCGTCAAGCGTGGTTTTATACCTTGGCAAACCCCACAGCTTGGTGCACCAAACAAGATCATTACAGCTTGGCGTTGGTTTAGTATTTGCTGTAACTCGTGTGATGAGTCGTTTGGGGTTAGGTTGTGCATTGAGCATTCACCAATCCATCGTTAGTTGTTCATTACCACATGCCTCTAAAGAGGTATTTTTATTTTAATATCATCACTATACAACCTAAATAGTGGTTAATTTTGTCAGTCTGGTTCACACTTCTTCAGATACTTTCTTTTAACTATTGTCGAAGCAGATTCTGCTGGTTATTATAGATGATATTAAAGCTGTATTTCATATGCTTGTTATTGGTTGGCGGAGCAAGATAAATGTTAAATATTGATGACCCTAGAGAAGTTGAAAAGACGCCTGCAATTTGGCGTTTAGGCTTTCGACCATTTTTTCTCGGGGGCGCTTGTGTCGCCATGCTCTATATCCCCTTATGGATCATAAGTTGGTTTCTGCCGCAATATAGCCTTTTTCAAGATCAGTTTTGGGTGAAAGTCATCCCTTTATGGTGGCATCCACACGAGATGTTGTTCGGTTTTGCGTTGGCCATCGTATGTGGCTTCTTACTGACAGCTGTGCAAACTTGGACCAATCAACCGAGTTTAAAAGGCTGGCCTCTGGCGGTAACTTTTGGGTGTTGGTTAATGGCACGCGTGTTATTGCTGATGCCATTTGAATTGCCAATCTGGCTGCCTGCCTTGTTTGATTCGCTATTTTTGATGATTTCGGCCTTTACCCTCTGGCGCTGTATTTTTAAGGTCAAGCAGTGGAATAACATTGGCTTTCCGATAATGTTGATATTGGCGACCGGTATTAATTTGCTTAGCTATTATGCGCTTAGTGAGCGTAACTTTACCTTAAGCCAGCATATTTGGCAGGGGATGCTGTGGTGGCTTGGGCTCATCATCACCATTGTCGGTGGTCGGGTTATTCCCTTCTTTACCGCAATGCGGATTAAGCAGACTAAACCTGATCCTATTAAAGTGGTTGAGATTAGCCTGATCTTGTTGATGCTGGTATTTGTGTTTCAAGGGATAACCAAGTTTTTACCCGCTGACATAGAACAAGGCTTACTGGCTGCGGCTGCTCTGCTCCATCTTATCCGTTGGTCACGCTGGTATCCCCATAAAACCTTAGGTGAGCCTTTGCTATGGTCACTGCACAGTGCCTATTTATGTTTACCTATTACCTTAGCTGCGCTTGCATGGAATATTCATGATGAAAATGCCTATCGTCAACTATTGCATCTGTTTGCTATCGGCACGTTAGCGGCCATCTGTTTGTCGATGATTTCTAGGGTATCACTTGGCCATACCAGCCGAAACATTTATCAAGGTCCTAATATGAGCATCGCCTTTGTTGCCTTGATACTTGCGGCTGTGCTTCGAGCGGTCATGCCACTGTTATGGCCCCAATATTCACAGTTTTGGCTCTGGGCAGCGGCAAGCTGCTGGACCTTAGCCTTTGGTTTATTTGTTTGGTGGTATGCGCCTATTTTGACAAAACCTAGAGTCGATGGCCGACCAGGTTGATTAACATTGTGAGTTGCGAGTTCACTATACTGTTTACATTTGGAAAGATAACCAGGAGAACGAATCGATTTATGTTTACTGATTTTAAGCCGTTTGCGATGGCGATATTCGCCATACTGCTACCTGTAACCAATTGTTTTGCTGGCGACGATGTTGCTAGCCCTGAGGTGATGAAGGCGAAATTCCCCAATCAATATGCGAGCTGGCTGGCAACCTCCAAGCAGCAGGAACGTAGTGACATGCTCGCCAATTACCCTGCCGCGATTATTTTATGGGCGGGCTCAGCTTATGCCAAAGAGTACCATAGTCCTCGAGGTCACCATTTTGCTGTCGCCGATGTCAGTCATACGCTACGAACTGGTGTAGCACCAGCCGAGGGGCAGAAAGGATTATCTGCAAGTTGCTGGACGTGTAAGTCGCCCGATGTGCCACGGTTAATCGATGAATTAGGCGTTGAAGGGTTTTCGGCAAAGAACTTTACCGATCTTGGCACAGAAATGAACAGCGTTGTTTATTGCACCGATTGTCATGTTAAAGGTTCAGCTAAGCTGGCTTTACCTCGTCCCCATGCTCAAGATGCTATGAGTAAGGTGCATCTGCCATTCGAAAAGCAAGACAGTAATATGCAAGGTTCACAAGTGTGCGGTCAGTGTCATGTGACCTATTATTTTCAGCCTGAGCGTAGTAATAAGGTCAATATTCCGTGGATCTTTGGCAGTACAGCGGATTTGATCGAGAAGTATTACGATACTCGTCGTTTCTATGAATGGATCCATCCTATCTCTAAGACGCCAATCTTAAAGGCGCGTCATCCTGAGTTTGAACATTGGAGCCGTAGTGAGCATGCTAAAGTAGGTGTAAGCTGTATTAGCTGCCATATGCCTCAATCGTCTGATAGTAAGGGAAAAACATTTACTAACCATCAGGTAAGTAAGGCATTACCTAACTATGATACGGTTTGCCAAGACTGTCATACAGACAAGCAAGCGTTATTGACCAAGCTGGAAACAGGGAAAGCACAGATTGACGCTAAAGCCCGAGAAGTTGAGCTGCTTTTGGTTAAAGCTCACTATGAAGCGGGTGCCGCCTGGGATGCAGGGGCGAGTTGGCCGATCATGAACGATGCCATTATGGCAATTCGTCATGCTCAGTGGCGTTGGGACTTTGCTATGTCATCACACGGTTTATATGCTCATAATCCACAAGAGGGCAATGAACTACTCGATACCGCTATTGAGCAGGCAAGCTACGCACGAACAGCCTTGGCTGAAGTACTAAGCATGCTAGAGGTCAAGCAAGTTAGTTATCCAGATATATCAACTAAAGAGAGTGCTCAGAAAGCGGTTGGTATAGAATTAGACAAATTGACCGAAAAGAAGCAAGCGTTTATCAAAGATGAAATTGACAAACATTGGCCTGAGGTGAGTCAGCACGGTTATTAAGGCTATTGGGAGCATCATTAACGACAATAACACCGGCCGCAAGGCTGGTGTTATTGTTTTTACTCATGTGGACAATGGGGCCTAAAGGAGATTCAACAAGGCATGGTATTAGCCTTAGATTTGATTAGATCAACTCTTTAAATCAGAAATGAGGTGCCATTGACGTCGTCCCATTTCTAATAGTACGCCAACGGCAAGTCCTGCCGCCGTGTTGATAAATAAACACATCGCTGCAGTGGACAGGATGACAAAAATACAAAAAGGCTTACCGTCGATAAAACGTTTCGACCATGCTAATTGCACTCCGGCAATAGCAAGTAAGCTGCCGAGTATCGCTAACGGTATAAGTGATAATAGACTAGCAATACCTTCTCCCCAAAATACGGCGATTAATACACAGCTTGAGCCAAATAACGTTGGCGCAATCCATGTGCGCGCGCCGAAGTGATGCTGCACCGCAAGTCCTCCTGCACCGTGACACATGGCCGTTGCCCCTAAGGGCGCAAGTAATAGATTTGCCCAGCCTGAGCTTGTAGCCAAACGCTTTGGACTGAAGCGTTCTTTATCCACAAAACTGTCTTGTGGGAACTTGTCTTTGGCCATCGCTGAGGTTGCGATGACGGCGTTAGTTAAGGTGAGTGCAAGTTGCGGTAGTACTAATAGCACTGCTGCCGAGCTCCACTCTTCTAACGCTGGCCAGCCAAGGTGCCACTCGCTGCTGGCCGATAGGTCAAAGCTAGGGGCGAGGCCGCTAGTGGATTGCCAAAGGATACCGAGTATCAATACCAGTGGCATCGCCAGGTAAGGCAAAGGTAGAAAGCGGCTAACAAATAGGGCACTGAAGGCGGTGAGGCCTATTAACCACATGTCGCTAATCATTTGACCGCCCATCCAGATCAGTTGTAACCCGATCGCAAGTTGTATACCTATGCTAATGGCCGGAGAGAGCTGTTTGGCCATCCAGGTGATAGCGCCACTGTAGGCGAGGATAAGTAAAATTATTCCCATCATCATGCCGCTTGCCTGCAACATGCCGGGGGTTAATCCTTGGGCAATCACCAGTGCGGCAATCACCTTCATGGGTTGTACCGGAATGGGTCTGCGGTAGAAGTAGGCGGTAAAGAGCGCGAAGATGCCAAACCCCATGAAGATCCCTTGGGGAGAAAAATGGTTAATAGCGATAAGCCCGAGTACGAGGGGCAGGAAGGTGCCCAAGTCGGCAAAGGCGCCGCTGAATTCTCCAGAATATTTGTTAAGGGTGTCGATGGGTGTTGTCTTACATCTCATAAAGCTTGCCGTGGGAAATCGTCAATGACGGTAATACAATTTTAATGCCACATTTTTGTGAGTTTATTGGGCAAATAGGACGTCTGTGGGCCTGTTTGATCCCATCAATTGAGACAAGTTGTCACATTGGTGGCTCTAAGTGGGTCAAGAGGTCTAACATTGGCGATGACTAATGTTCGGGTCGTCCAAAGAGTTCGAACACTTTCTCTATAACTGCAATGGCTGCATAACAAAAAATGGCTGAGTAACAAGGCTATCTGTATGGTAGGGGCTGTACCATATGAAATCATTGTTACTCATAACCATTGATTGCAATAGTGATGTTTTATTGGCGATAAAACTAGCTCCATCGGTTGCAGATAGAGCTATCAATATGATGCTATTTCGCGTGTTTAGGGCCTTGCTTATTCTTCATTGGATCGCCTTGGTAGCCAAGAGCATTCCAATCCAACCGAGTGCCCTTGTTGTGGCAGTCGTTACACTTAAGTGCTTGGTCTTTTGGCGAAACCATGTGGTTGATGCGCCACCACATCTCGGTTTCGGCAAAGCCATGTTCGCCGCTATATTTGATCCCTTTTTCTGCTAACGCTTGGTTAGCCTCCATACCTAACTTCGCGGCTTTATCCCAGTCGAAGTCTTTCCAGTAGCCACCTTTGCCATAAACCTTCGCCGTGACAAAGATATTCTGTTTCTTGTCATAGATCTGCTTACCTCTATGAACCTTGAACGGATAGATTTTCGCTGTGGTATCGGCTATATCGCCTAATGGGTAGGTTAGTTTAGTGACCTTTGTGGGATCCATCTTATCACCCGCCATGTAAGCGTCTGCTTTACCGTTATACCAAGCGTATTCAGGTTGCACCATCTTCTTCCATACGAAACTACCTTTCTTCTTCATGAAGGTATGCTTGCCGTATTCATCGACTGTTTCTGGTTGATCGCTGCCTGCAGTAGACCAGTCCCAGTACATCTTAGTGGGTTCATTGCGGGCAAAGAATGGGATGTGACAGGTTTGACAAGCGACACTAGCCGTATGGGTATTAAGGCGTTTGTTGCTATGAGGTGCGCTATCGTGACAGCTTTCACAGCCGATATCGTTAGTGCCGCCAGGCGAGACACCCATGGCATTACCTGTGATTTGGTGCTGCGCGGTAGTATGACAAGTTTGGCATTGGAAATCGTTGCCATCACTGTCCATATGCACATCTGTTGCCTTGTCGGGGTAGGCCATCGAAGAGTCTAAGTCACCATGTTTAACTGCATCTCCGCCACCGCCGTAGAAGTGACAGGTTCCGCAGTTATCGCGAACAGGGCTCCCTACATTTTGTGCGACGCGTTCAAGATTGACCTTAGAAGCCGCTTCACCAGCGCCTGCGGGGTCTTTTACATAAGTCCCTGTGGTGTCATGACATACCAAGCAATCGACTTTTGTCATGTCGGTAAAATCGAAGCTGTTATCTTTCCAGCCGTAGCCAGCATGACAACTGGTACATCTTGGTTCGTTGCCTGAGATCGAGGTACAGAAGTTATTGATGGCGTTTTTCTTACCACGTTTAACGGTGCGACCAGGCAGTTCCTGTTCTAACTCCCATGTCCAGTGCGAAGACTTCATAAACTCTTTTGCGTGATCCTCATGGCACTCGATACATTGTTCGGTGACTTGGGATCCTTGAGTAAATGGTCCTTGAATGGCTTCTTTATGTGGATTTTCAGCCGCAGCGTTAAAGGTGGTGAGTTCCATTACGCCTGCGGTGATAATCGAAGCTAAATAAAGCGTATGTTTCATCGAATCATCCCTACCCTCCGACCTAAAGCCGGAGGGAGTAAAAGGTTTAGAAATTGACAACTAATGAGGCGTTAACGTCATATGCTGTGTCGACTGCTGGTAGCATTGAGAATGCAGTACCAGCGATCACATCATCAATTTTCTGTGGCGCGCCAACAGGGGTGCCACTCCCTGTGTATTCATAGTCGTAATAGAGACCAGCAAGCTTGATGAACATGCGTGGATTGATATCGAACATGTAGTAGGCTTCAGCAACGTGACCTCGGGTGGCTAACTTGCTACCAATAGGATCATCCTGGGCTTGAGTGAATGGAGTCCAGTATTTAGAGCCATAGTTATATTCGAGACCAAATTTACCGTAAGGAACAGTAAGTTGAATACCGACGTAGACGCCGTAGCCATCTTTAGCATCATCTGAGTCCGCAGCGCTTGGCATCATAATGATTTCGCTACCATCGGCATTAAGCTGTGCTTCAAATACGGCATCGCTTAACATGCCACCGAACATACCAGCATTGCCGTTACCTTCGGCGCGAGTCCAACCTAGAGAGGCAAATACTTTCATGTCCTCATCGCTTTCATAGGCATACCCGATACCACCTAAGTACATGTCACCGATGACACCGCTGGGTTGCACTCGGGTTTCGAAGTTGAAGTTAGAAAACTTCTGCATATCTTGGTACATGGTTGGTGCAAAAATGCCCGCTAACTGAGTGGGGAAGGCCATGGTGCCTTTAAAACCGTCGTTAATATCTTTGGCGCCAAACAGGGTAAATTGCAGGAAGTGGTTACCGTCGTTGATGGCATCGATATTGAAGCCGCCAAGATGAGTATCTTTGGTGACTATATCGCCAAACATCTCGCCGTTCCCCCACTGTGATTCGAAACCTTGACCGTAGCAAAAGCGTACTATCTGGCCATCGATACCGGTAATTTCACTGAGGTTATAGCCTAAGGTCAAACCATCAAAGTTAAAGTTAACTAAGTGGCCTGACGGTGTGCCACCACGTTTTTCATTTTCACGGTAGTGAGATGGAGGACCGTAGGTCGAAGGTCTGCGGCCTATCGATAGGAAAGTATTCGAGCCGCCGATATCTTTCCAATTGAAATAAGCGCGCTCCACTCTGAGCCAGTCACCGCTGGTGTTACCGCTGCTGGTGCCATCCATAGTGAATGAGCGCCATGAATCGAATACTTGGGTGCCTGTTGAGTCGCCCCAGTTTTTATACATGCTTAGGCGACCAGCGAAGCTAACATTATCCCAGACCTTGGCTTTTAGATTCAGGCGTAAACGGGTGGTGTAGAAAATATCGTTGTTAATATCTTGGGTGGTCTTTGGTGCGAGCACATAAGGCATAACACCTTGTAGCAGGCCGTTTTGGAAAGCCATTGCAAGATCTGGGTTGGCGCTGAGCATCTGTCCTAGTGGTGAGCTAGGGTCATTAGGCATACCAAAGGCACCAGACATGGCTTTTTGACCAAAATCATTAAAGTCTACCTTGATAGCAGGATTCCAGGTGACATTTTGGTAATGCAATGAATGGGCCTTGGTACGAAAATCTCCAGTGATTTCAATTCTATCTAACGAAGTATGACGCTCATTTTTATCCACACGGCTGTTAATATCGTCAATTTCTCGTGCTAGTTCTGCTAGCTGCTGTTTTAGGTCTGCGAGCTTTTGTTGTTCTTGGTCAGCACTGTAGGCGCTGCCTGAAAAAGCTAATGCATTGGCTATTAATATTGATAGTAGAGTACGCATGTGATCTCTCCCGTTGCGTAAAGATGCAGTAAGTTGGCCGCTTTTTTTTAACCGCAAGTTTGAGGCTGATCAGAGTCCGCCGCATGGTCATAAAGGAACTGTTGAATATCTAAACGGTCCTTTTCTGAAAGGTTTTCAAATACGTCCGGTTTTACTTTGTGCATATCACGTTGGAAGAAGCGGTCCCACTGACTCATCGTTTTACTCATCGGGGTTAATTCACCTGCAGCATCACCTTTGCTATGGCAGGCTTTACACTCTTTTTTGTAGAGATGTTTGCCCTTTTTAGGGTTACCGCCATCTACGGCGTAGGCTTGTCCGCCGATTGACAGGGTTAACATTAAGCAAGTCGCAATTTTTACTAGGTTCTTCATCATCTATTTCCTTAATCACTACTGCGAGTGATTTATTGACATGAAACAAAATGTTTGCTTCTTGTTTTAAAATTTAGCAAAAGAGATTGGATGTTAATTTGATGTTGATCACTTTAATTAAAATAATCTAATTGATAAAAATATCATCAATAAAAATCTAATGATTGTTATTTAACTTATTGTTATTTAATGATTTAGTTTTATGGTTTTATGCGGTTTGAAATTTGCGTGGCCAGTTTTTTGATGATTTATGTCACATATCATTATTTTAACGATGTCTAAATAAGCTTGGTTAACAGGTGGTTTTGAGTTTTGAAGGAGACTGTTAAGTTATGTTGTTGCGAAAATGTGGGTGGGTGAAATTGCTTTGAATACTCGTTTTATTTGGGGTGACAATATCATAGACAGTGCTACAGCAATTAGGGTAAAGATGTGATCGCTCAGCGACCATTTAGCACGAAAGGTTAGGGCTGATGAGGTTCAATATATTAATTATGTTGTAGGGCATAAATCGTCCACAATATGCTGATGATGAACTATCTTTAAAATCGAGCGGCAGGAGAATCAAAATAAAAAAATTAGGGTGAATGGAATGAAGTTCCTTAATACGGTATTTACCATGGTGTTGGGAGGTTTGTCTGTATCGGCATTCGCTGGTCAACAATATTATGAAGCACGCAGTGATGCGATGGGAGGTGCCAGTGTTGCTTCTTCTCATCGTGAGGGGGCCGCCTTTATCAATCCAGCATTATTAGCTGTGCATGCGCCAAAATATTCTGGCGGATTGGTGATGCTACCTGCGTTGGGAGCCGATGCCGCCAATGTAGATAACCTAAGCGATCAATTTGATGCGCTTCAGCTGTCCTATGATGGATTAGAAAGCGCTATTGATGCAGCCGATGCGGCAGGAGTTGAGAGTTATAAAATGGCGCTAATCGGTGATTTACAATCTTTAGAAGATGAAAGTGCTTATGTTAGCGCAGGGCTCGGTTTCTCTGTGGTATTGCCCACTAAGCGCATGCCAATGGCAGTATTCTATAAAACGTATATTGATGCGGTGAGTGTCGCTGCGATAGAGCAAAGTGATTTAGATTTGTTGGAAAATATCGATCCCAATAGTCCTCCCGCCTTGACTGATCTGGATTCCCAGGGGGCCGTTATCGCTGGTGCAGTTTCAGATTTAGGGGTTGCACTTAGCTTTCCTCTATCCATAGTTAACATGCCGATAGCTGTCGGAATATCGCCTAAGTTACAACGTATTGATACATACAATTATGTCATTAGTGCTAATGATTTCGATGCGGGTGATTTCGATGATAAAAAATATCGTAACAAGGAGACCGCGATTAACTTAGATGTCGGTGTCGCAATGCAGCCCTTAGAAGGAATGGTTGTTGGTTTGTCTGGTCGTAATTTGATCAGCCAGAAAGTGGATACTGTCGAGTCACTGGGGCGTCAATTTACTTATCGAGTTGAGGCGCTTTATACCGCAGGGGTTTCTTATGGGTGGAATAGATTTAGCGTAACGACAGATATAGATCTCAATAAAAATAAGCGCTTTGATGAGATCGATAGCACCCAGTACTGGCGTGTTGGCGGTGAAATAAAAGCAACCGATTGGTTTGCCTTACGTTTAGGATATCGTCATGACCTTGAGGATTCGACCGCTGACATCTATTCCATTGGCACGGGATTTACCGTTGGCCGTTCATTCAATTTCGACTTAACCGGCATGATGGGTAGCGATGATGTTATTGGCGGTGTGCTTCAAACGTCTTATCATTTTTAAGTTTGATAATTAAAAACGATAAAAGCTGAGGCAAGTGATTGTCTCAGCTTTTTTGATATTAGTTTGACGATAACATATTATAAATTAATTGCTTATCTCCAAAATGGACTTAGTTGCTAAGATGATTGCGCTGAGACTACAAAGACAGAGTGTCATGATCCGTGTTTTATGTTTATCTACTCGCCCAATGAGTCGATTCGCCAGCAAATACCCTAAGATAACCGATGGTAATAGCAGTAACGAAATATAAAAGTGGTGTAATGTCAGCAGGCCACTGAAGCCTAAAATGATGAGCGCTATAGTTGAGCTGAAAATAAAAAATGCCGACAGTGCTGCTCGGAACTGTTTGGCGTCTTTTCCTGACAGTAAGATCGCTAATGGTGGCCCGCCAATGGCGGCAATATTACCAAAAATACCAGACAATATACCTGCTGCAAATAAGCTAGTTCGCGTGATAGGAAGAGATAATTTAAGTAAACTTAGCAATACTGCCAGTGCCACAATAATTGCTATGGCTAAACCTAATATGGGTTGTGGTGCCCATAGCAATAGCGAAGCACCTAATATACCCCCTGGAATTCGTCCAATTAGCGCATATTGCAGACCGTTAAACTCAAGTGAGCCTCGTTCTCTAAAAAGTGTTAACAGTGAGATGGAAAATCCCATCAAAATTACTGGAGCAGGAACCAGACTAGGATCGACAAGGTAAAGCAGTGGCGAGGCGACAACGGCTAAGCCAAAACCGATAAGACTTTGAGTTAACGCACCTATGAATATAATCAATGAGGCGAGCACTAAGATCGTAGGATCGATGAACAAGTCAGCCACGGTTACTCCATTTGGCAGGTGGGATAGACAAAAAAGGGATCGCTAATGGATCCCTTTTTAGATGGCAATTTGGTGAGTAGAGCGTATTACTCTAGCTCTTCCCATTCGATACCCATCTCTGTCATTAACTTTTTTACTTCAGCTGGGATACTGTCAGGCTTGTCTTTTGACAAGTCATCGTCATGGGGAAGAGGTTGACCAGTGTAGGCATGTAAAAATGCCTCGCAGAGCAATTCGCTGTTGGTGGCATGGCGTAAGTTATTTACCTGACGACGTGTTCGCTCATCGGTTAATACCTTAAGTACTTTTAGAGGAATAGAAACAGTGATTTTTTTCACTTGCTCATTCTTCTTACCATGTTCAGCATATGGGCTGATATAATCGCCATTCCACTCAGTCATCGACTCACCTGTAAATTCTCAAATTCGGGGCAGATTTTATACCCTTACAAATTACAGTCAAATTATTGCCTTTAATTTTTGTGAATTGCAAATAGATTTCTAAATGTTTGGACGTCTAAACGTCTAAATATGTTGACGGTGACGAGTTGCTTAGGTACATTTAGACGTCCAGACATCTCTTTGTGATAGATGACTGTTAGCGTATCGATTTTAGGAGCAATAGATGACAGAGCGAAAACTAGCCACCGCAGCGGTTCGTACCGGTATTGAGTCGGATACTCAACATGGTGCTGTTGTACCTCCCATTTACCTGTCGACAAATTACGCTTTTGATGGTCATAACAATCCCCGCGACTTTGACTATAGCCGTTCGGGGAATCCGACTCGATCTATTTTGGGCGATGCGATAGCTGAATTAGAGAGAGGGGCAACAGGTGTGGTGACTTGCACCGGTATGGCAGCCATTACATTGGTAACTAGCTTGCTTGGGCCTGATGATCTGCTGATCGTGCCTCACGATTGTTATGGTGGTAGTTATCGTCTGTTTACCAATCTTGCAAAGAAAGGGGCTTTTAAGCTTATTGTCGTCGATCAAACCGATCCTAAAGCGTTAGAGGCAGCGATCGCTCAGCAGCCCAAAATGGTATGGCTAGAAACGCCTTCTAATCCACTGTTACGCGTGGTTGATATCGAAGCAATAGCGAACGCATGTCACGGTGTCGGTGCACTGGTTGTGGTCGATAACACCTTCTTATCTCCTATTTTGCAGCAACCTTTATTACTTGGCGCAGATATTGTTATTCATTCAACCACCAAATATATCAATGGTCACAGTGATGTGGTCGGCGGAGCGGTTGTCGCAAAAGATGCTGAGCTCGGCGAACTGCTGCATTGGTGGTCTAATACCTTAGGGTTAACTGGCTCAGCTTTTGATAGTTATCTGACTTTGCGTGGTTTACGTACCTTGCCAATAAGAATTCGCGAGCATCAAGCAAATGCACAGAAGGTACTGGCGCTGCTGACATCTCACCCTGCGGTTGACAAGGTATATTATCCAGGGCTTACAGAGCATCCTGGGCATGAGATTGCAGCAAAACAGCAAAGAGGCTTTGGCGCTATGCTCAGTTTTGAATTAAAAGGTGGAGAATCAGAGCTTATTGCGTTTTTAGATCAGTTAAAATACTTTTCAGTGGCCGAAAGTCTTGGTGGGGTAGAGAGCTTAGTTGCAGTTCCTGCTACCATGACCCACAGAGCGATGGACCCAGAAGCGCGCTTTGAAGCGGGAGTAAAAGATACTCTGATTC encodes the following:
- a CDS encoding sulfite exporter TauE/SafE family protein — translated: MFIDPTILVLASLIIFIGALTQSLIGFGLAVVASPLLYLVDPSLVPAPVILMGFSISLLTLFRERGSLEFNGLQYALIGRIPGGILGASLLLWAPQPILGLAIAIIVALAVLLSLLKLSLPITRTSLFAAGILSGIFGNIAAIGGPPLAILLSGKDAKQFRAALSAFFIFSSTIALIILGFSGLLTLHHFYISLLLLPSVILGYLLANRLIGRVDKHKTRIMTLCLCSLSAIILATKSILEISN
- the metJ gene encoding met regulon transcriptional regulator MetJ, with the protein product MTEWNGDYISPYAEHGKKNEQVKKITVSIPLKVLKVLTDERTRRQVNNLRHATNSELLCEAFLHAYTGQPLPHDDDLSKDKPDSIPAEVKKLMTEMGIEWEELE
- the metB gene encoding cystathionine gamma-synthase; protein product: MTERKLATAAVRTGIESDTQHGAVVPPIYLSTNYAFDGHNNPRDFDYSRSGNPTRSILGDAIAELERGATGVVTCTGMAAITLVTSLLGPDDLLIVPHDCYGGSYRLFTNLAKKGAFKLIVVDQTDPKALEAAIAQQPKMVWLETPSNPLLRVVDIEAIANACHGVGALVVVDNTFLSPILQQPLLLGADIVIHSTTKYINGHSDVVGGAVVAKDAELGELLHWWSNTLGLTGSAFDSYLTLRGLRTLPIRIREHQANAQKVLALLTSHPAVDKVYYPGLTEHPGHEIAAKQQRGFGAMLSFELKGGESELIAFLDQLKYFSVAESLGGVESLVAVPATMTHRAMDPEARFEAGVKDTLIRLSVGIEDGDDLVADILAGLDAAEAVSC